Proteins from a genomic interval of Fundidesulfovibrio putealis DSM 16056:
- a CDS encoding P-loop NTPase family protein, with protein sequence MTTASAHTPDTSPASLSASASLPALLRELDDLRHQAGRLEGLAESLVRDHQAARRELLAVEQFLALAPKAQARLEDLSRDLFGELMEEVESNLTHAVREILGQDRTVVSRREVKSGKFFITLEIENQGQVEDILQGQGGSVCNILSVGLRLIGLAQLDPALHRPFLVLDEQDCWLRPELVPRFNALIAAIGEKLGLQVLTISHHSVDSFSGSAGRVFQLAPSREAGVTVSVIEGLRKAGALADDGEEAESDE encoded by the coding sequence ATGACGACCGCCTCTGCGCACACGCCGGACACCTCCCCCGCCTCCCTTTCTGCGTCTGCGTCCCTGCCCGCGCTGCTGCGCGAACTGGACGACCTGCGCCATCAGGCCGGACGCCTGGAAGGGCTGGCCGAGTCCCTGGTGCGCGACCATCAGGCGGCGCGGCGGGAACTCCTGGCCGTTGAGCAGTTCCTGGCCCTGGCCCCCAAGGCCCAGGCGCGCCTGGAGGACCTCTCTCGCGACCTGTTCGGCGAGCTCATGGAGGAGGTCGAATCGAACCTGACCCACGCCGTGCGCGAGATCCTGGGGCAGGACCGCACCGTGGTCAGCCGCCGGGAGGTCAAGAGCGGCAAGTTCTTCATCACCCTGGAGATTGAGAACCAGGGGCAGGTGGAGGACATCCTCCAGGGGCAGGGCGGGTCGGTGTGCAACATCTTGTCCGTGGGGCTCAGGCTCATCGGGCTTGCCCAGCTGGACCCCGCGCTGCACCGCCCTTTTCTGGTGCTGGACGAGCAGGACTGCTGGCTTAGGCCCGAGCTGGTCCCGCGCTTCAACGCGCTCATTGCGGCCATCGGCGAGAAGCTGGGGTTGCAGGTGCTGACCATCAGCCACCACTCGGTGGACTCCTTCAGCGGGTCGGCGGGGCGGGTGTTCCAGCTGGCGCCCAGCCGTGAGGCGGGCGTGACCGTATCGGTGATCGAGGGCTTGAGGAAGGCCGGGGCGCTGGCTGACGACGGTGAAGAGGCGGAGTCGGACGAGTAG